Proteins encoded together in one Paracoccus sp. SMMA_5_TC window:
- a CDS encoding toprim domain-containing protein, producing the protein MSIHAAMSDACRAVGIIPPTKTRHGQWVQCPAEGKSKSNTSGRVLIFDDGRGGICWNWITGQQQRFTVDGLAGQNEVKAPPRDIEAERRAEAERREVFATCQRIVAACDQAQHPYLARKGFPDERGLVIDDPRKFMPIGRLGDAMAAALPDGDGPLLVIPGRIAQQITTLQFITPDGAKKNILKGTMGGASHRVATGRETWVCEGIATALSVRAALRLLGRSATVLSAFSASNVGKVASGLSGAIVAADHDAPQEALGGFGAGEYYAVKSGRAWSMPTAVGDFNDMHMTDGLRAVALHLREVVMG; encoded by the coding sequence ATGAGTATTCACGCCGCCATGTCTGACGCCTGCCGCGCCGTTGGCATTATCCCACCGACCAAAACAAGGCACGGCCAATGGGTACAGTGCCCGGCTGAAGGGAAGAGCAAATCAAACACGTCTGGCCGCGTCCTGATATTTGACGATGGTCGCGGTGGCATCTGCTGGAACTGGATCACCGGCCAGCAGCAGCGATTTACAGTCGATGGGCTGGCGGGCCAGAACGAGGTAAAAGCCCCGCCGCGCGACATTGAGGCCGAACGCAGGGCTGAAGCCGAGCGTCGGGAGGTGTTCGCCACATGTCAGCGCATTGTGGCGGCCTGCGATCAGGCGCAGCACCCGTATCTGGCGCGCAAAGGGTTTCCAGATGAGCGGGGGCTTGTCATTGACGATCCCCGCAAGTTCATGCCGATCGGTCGGCTTGGGGATGCCATGGCCGCCGCGCTGCCTGATGGCGATGGGCCGCTGTTGGTCATTCCAGGCCGTATCGCTCAGCAGATCACCACGCTGCAATTCATCACCCCCGATGGGGCCAAGAAGAACATCCTCAAAGGGACGATGGGCGGTGCAAGCCACAGGGTCGCCACAGGGCGCGAAACGTGGGTGTGCGAGGGCATTGCCACCGCATTAAGCGTCAGGGCTGCCCTGCGGCTTCTGGGGCGCTCTGCGACGGTCCTGTCTGCATTCTCGGCCAGCAATGTCGGCAAGGTCGCGTCTGGCCTGTCCGGGGCCATTGTCGCGGCCGACCACGACGCTCCGCAGGAAGCCTTGGGCGGATTTGGGGCTGGCGAATATTACGCCGTTAAATCCGGTCGCGCATGGTCAATGCCCACCGCGGTTGGCGATTTCAACGACATGCACATGACTGACGGACTGCGGGCCGTAGCGCTCCATCTGCGGGAGGTCGTGATGGGGTGA
- a CDS encoding ATP-binding protein yields MERADKKAASHPSWLKPSIIPLTIVCGPPASGKTWYVTENAGPNDLVVDLDVIASRLARSSLHGWDRDAWINPALWERNRILGDLSKPSRYPAAWLIVSEPKARLREWWAQTLKPQRIVVMEADERTCMANAANDQDRDPLKVMQAATEWWAHYQRRIGDVRIVPQGRGTPA; encoded by the coding sequence ATGGAGCGCGCCGACAAGAAGGCGGCATCTCACCCGTCATGGCTTAAGCCGTCGATCATCCCGCTGACCATCGTGTGCGGGCCGCCTGCATCGGGGAAAACATGGTATGTCACCGAGAACGCTGGGCCTAACGACCTGGTGGTAGACCTGGATGTGATCGCATCGCGTCTCGCCCGATCATCGCTGCATGGATGGGACAGGGATGCATGGATCAACCCGGCCCTGTGGGAGCGCAACAGGATCTTGGGTGACCTGTCAAAGCCCAGCCGTTACCCAGCAGCATGGCTGATCGTGTCGGAGCCAAAGGCAAGGCTTAGGGAGTGGTGGGCGCAGACACTCAAGCCGCAGCGCATCGTGGTCATGGAAGCGGATGAGCGAACCTGCATGGCGAACGCGGCGAATGATCAGGACCGCGATCCGCTCAAGGTGATGCAGGCCGCGACCGAGTGGTGGGCGCACTACCAGCGGCGTATCGGGGACGTGCGGATCGTGCCGCAGGGGCGCGGAACCCCGGCCTGA
- a CDS encoding terminase large subunit, giving the protein MLDWSTSCPDWSDRIVAGKGLIPFPPLFPDEAEYALGVFKALRVPDLPGKPTFGECCAPWVFDFVAAIFGANDPETGKQLISEFFLCISKKNTKSTLAAGIMLTALIIGIREEEELLILAPTIEVAGNSFKPAAAMVRADDELGALLHVQDHVRTITHRVSKSSLKVVAADTDTVSGKKSGRILIDELWVFGKRPNADAMLREATGGLVSRPEGFVIYLTTQSDAPPAGVFKDKLDYARDVRDGKIDDKRFLPVLYEFPQAMLDAEAYLDPANFYITNPNIGRSVSQEWLEREMRKELAKDASTRATFLAKHLNVEIGMNLRANRWPGADYWSKRARKGLDLAEVLDRSEVVVVGVDGGGLDDLFGLAVVGRDRETKDWLAWCHAWCHDGVLERRKGIAARLRDFEREGSLTIVDDELADISAIIEIVRDVKARGLLAAVAADPAGLGEMVDALAEIDVTPENGKVIGAPQGYAMMNAIKTAERKLANGTLWHDGSALMAWCVGNIKIEPTATAIRATKANAGDAKIDPAMALFDAVTVMSRNPEAPREPQYQFMVF; this is encoded by the coding sequence ATGCTGGACTGGTCTACATCGTGCCCCGACTGGTCTGACAGGATCGTCGCCGGCAAAGGGCTTATTCCATTTCCGCCGCTGTTCCCGGATGAGGCGGAATATGCGCTGGGGGTGTTCAAGGCGCTGCGGGTGCCGGATCTGCCGGGCAAGCCGACATTTGGAGAGTGCTGCGCGCCGTGGGTGTTCGATTTTGTGGCAGCGATTTTTGGGGCAAATGACCCGGAGACAGGAAAGCAGCTGATCAGCGAGTTTTTCCTTTGCATCAGCAAGAAAAATACGAAGTCCACCCTTGCCGCTGGCATCATGCTGACGGCGCTGATCATTGGCATTCGGGAAGAAGAAGAATTGCTGATCCTTGCGCCAACCATCGAGGTGGCCGGCAACAGTTTCAAGCCAGCTGCTGCGATGGTTCGAGCAGATGACGAGCTGGGCGCCCTGCTTCATGTGCAGGATCACGTAAGGACGATCACGCATCGCGTCAGCAAGTCATCGCTAAAGGTGGTGGCGGCAGATACTGACACGGTTTCGGGCAAGAAGTCTGGCCGCATCCTGATTGACGAATTGTGGGTGTTCGGGAAGCGGCCGAACGCGGACGCGATGCTGCGCGAGGCAACGGGCGGTCTGGTGTCTCGGCCCGAGGGGTTTGTGATCTACCTGACAACGCAATCCGACGCGCCCCCGGCGGGCGTATTCAAGGACAAGCTGGACTATGCCCGCGATGTGCGGGACGGCAAGATTGATGACAAGCGGTTTCTGCCGGTGCTGTATGAGTTCCCGCAGGCGATGCTGGACGCAGAGGCATATCTGGACCCGGCGAATTTCTACATCACCAATCCGAACATTGGCCGGTCGGTATCGCAGGAATGGCTTGAGCGCGAGATGAGGAAGGAACTGGCGAAGGACGCCAGCACCCGCGCCACGTTCCTCGCCAAGCACCTGAACGTCGAGATCGGGATGAACCTGCGGGCCAACCGCTGGCCTGGCGCGGACTACTGGTCGAAGCGCGCGCGTAAGGGCCTTGATCTGGCCGAGGTGCTGGATCGCAGTGAGGTTGTTGTGGTCGGGGTGGATGGCGGCGGCCTCGATGACTTGTTCGGGCTGGCTGTGGTCGGCCGGGACCGGGAGACGAAGGATTGGCTCGCCTGGTGCCATGCGTGGTGCCACGACGGGGTTCTTGAGCGCAGGAAGGGCATCGCGGCGCGGCTGCGGGACTTTGAGCGGGAAGGCTCGCTCACCATCGTGGACGACGAGCTTGCCGACATATCGGCGATCATCGAGATCGTGCGTGATGTCAAGGCCCGTGGGCTGCTGGCTGCGGTCGCTGCCGACCCGGCCGGGCTGGGTGAAATGGTCGACGCCTTGGCGGAAATCGACGTAACCCCGGAGAACGGCAAGGTCATCGGGGCGCCGCAGGGCTACGCGATGATGAACGCGATCAAGACGGCCGAACGCAAGCTTGCGAACGGCACGCTCTGGCATGACGGGTCCGCGCTGATGGCGTGGTGCGTCGGCAACATCAAGATCGAGCCGACTGCCACGGCGATCCGGGCAACGAAGGCGAATGCCGGGGACGCCAAGATTGACCCGGCAATGGCGCTGTTTGACGCCGTTACGGTTATGAGCCGTAACCCGGAAGCGCCGCGAGAGCCGCAATATCAATTCATGGTATTCTAG
- a CDS encoding HK97 family phage prohead protease — protein sequence MDMAGRAYAIFETKAVDEKRRVFTGWATTPAPDRVQDTIDPLGAVFKNPLVLLHQHRHDAPIGSVTFDKPTAKGIQFTAEIPIIDEPGPLKDRVDTAWGEIKAGIVRAVSVGFRPLKYAYREDGGIDFQEVEIYELSTVSVPANAQAVITAIKSLDKAAMVEAGVDPHQFAAKPEQAAAIVQPDQKPAASGKKGLPVVKLNDPARVRANPFVIRKIHII from the coding sequence ATGGATATGGCAGGTCGCGCATACGCTATTTTCGAGACGAAGGCGGTTGACGAAAAGCGCCGGGTTTTCACCGGCTGGGCCACCACGCCGGCCCCGGATCGGGTGCAGGACACGATTGATCCTTTGGGTGCGGTGTTCAAGAATCCTCTGGTTCTGCTGCATCAGCATCGGCATGACGCACCGATCGGTTCGGTAACGTTCGATAAGCCGACTGCCAAGGGCATTCAGTTCACGGCGGAAATCCCGATCATTGATGAACCGGGGCCGCTGAAAGACCGCGTTGACACCGCATGGGGCGAAATCAAGGCGGGGATCGTGCGCGCGGTCTCGGTCGGCTTCCGACCCCTGAAATATGCCTATCGCGAGGACGGCGGAATCGACTTCCAGGAGGTCGAAATCTACGAGCTTTCCACGGTCAGCGTTCCGGCGAACGCACAGGCCGTTATCACTGCCATCAAGAGCCTGGACAAGGCTGCGATGGTGGAGGCGGGCGTTGACCCGCATCAATTCGCAGCCAAGCCAGAACAGGCCGCTGCAATCGTTCAGCCTGACCAGAAGCCCGCCGCGTCCGGCAAGAAGGGCCTGCCTGTTGTCAAGCTGAACGATCCCGCCCGCGTCCGGGCAAATCCGTTCGTGATCCGGAAGATCCACATCATCTGA
- a CDS encoding phage major capsid protein — MASYAEQIGAFEAKHAANVATMKSLMDAASEKGETLDAEAQDQFDELQSENEAVEKHLSRLRQMEKMAAAGAKPVDGSAAKAASDSRDPRIPAQVKAAEKLDKGIAFARLAKVKALAKLDGESVREVAKSLYGENSSVYGIVAKAAVGAATTTGTTWAGPLVGEESSLFADFVEFLRPQTILGRFGANGVPSLRRVPFRTALIGQTTGGNGYWVGEGAAKPLTKFDFNRTVLEPTKVANIAVVTEEVLRDSSPSAEMIVRDQLAAALRERLDIDFINPAKAAVAGVSPASILNGVTPVASSGVDADAVRADIRALFGAFIAANNAPTSGVWIMEATTALSLSLMQNPLGQAEFPGITMNGGTLFGLPAIVSEYVPTGIVALVNASDIYLADDGGISVDMSREASLQMDDAPTNNSATPTATSLVSMFQTNSVAFRAERTISWAPRRTSASAYLTGVAWGGSAAP; from the coding sequence ATGGCATCCTATGCCGAACAGATCGGTGCGTTCGAGGCGAAACACGCTGCGAACGTAGCCACCATGAAGTCCCTGATGGACGCTGCGTCCGAGAAGGGCGAAACCCTCGACGCCGAGGCTCAGGACCAGTTCGATGAACTGCAATCCGAGAACGAGGCCGTCGAAAAGCACCTGTCGCGCCTGCGCCAGATGGAAAAGATGGCCGCCGCTGGTGCCAAGCCGGTGGATGGTTCGGCGGCCAAGGCCGCGTCGGATTCGCGTGACCCGCGCATCCCCGCGCAGGTGAAGGCTGCCGAGAAACTGGACAAGGGCATTGCGTTCGCCCGGCTGGCGAAGGTGAAGGCGCTGGCGAAGCTGGACGGCGAGAGCGTCCGCGAGGTCGCAAAATCGTTGTATGGCGAGAATTCGTCGGTCTATGGCATTGTCGCCAAGGCGGCCGTCGGCGCTGCCACCACCACGGGCACGACCTGGGCCGGCCCTCTGGTCGGTGAGGAAAGCAGCCTGTTCGCGGACTTCGTGGAGTTCCTGCGCCCGCAAACGATCCTCGGCCGCTTCGGCGCGAACGGGGTTCCCTCTCTGCGTCGGGTTCCGTTCCGCACTGCCCTGATCGGGCAGACCACCGGCGGCAACGGCTATTGGGTCGGTGAAGGCGCTGCGAAACCGCTGACCAAGTTCGATTTCAACCGCACCGTGCTGGAGCCGACCAAGGTCGCGAATATCGCGGTCGTGACCGAGGAAGTTCTGCGTGATTCCAGCCCGTCTGCCGAGATGATCGTCCGCGACCAGCTGGCCGCCGCGCTTCGCGAACGTCTGGACATCGACTTCATCAACCCTGCCAAAGCTGCGGTTGCTGGTGTTTCCCCGGCCTCGATCCTGAACGGCGTGACGCCGGTTGCGTCCTCGGGCGTCGATGCGGATGCGGTTCGCGCAGACATCCGGGCGCTGTTCGGCGCGTTCATCGCCGCGAACAACGCGCCGACCTCGGGCGTCTGGATCATGGAGGCGACCACCGCTTTGTCTCTGTCGCTGATGCAGAACCCCTTGGGTCAGGCGGAATTCCCCGGCATCACCATGAACGGCGGCACGCTGTTCGGCCTGCCGGCCATCGTGTCGGAATACGTGCCGACCGGGATCGTTGCCCTGGTGAACGCCAGCGACATCTACCTGGCCGATGATGGCGGGATCTCGGTGGACATGAGCCGCGAGGCGTCGCTGCAAATGGACGACGCGCCGACCAACAACTCGGCCACGCCCACGGCAACATCGCTGGTGTCGATGTTCCAGACCAACTCGGTGGCGTTCCGTGCCGAGCGCACGATCAGTTGGGCTCCCCGCCGCACGTCAGCTTCGGCCTATCTGACCGGCGTTGCCTGGGGCGGCTCGGCCGCGCCGTAA